One genomic window of Augochlora pura isolate Apur16 chromosome 5, APUR_v2.2.1, whole genome shotgun sequence includes the following:
- the LOC144469697 gene encoding synaptic vesicle glycoprotein 2B isoform X1 — translation MNSLVNRAGKDVRSEDPGPANFEEAIINSGYGKFNYLLLLAMLPASFSSIFSSSAISYVLPSAQCDLGLTMFDKGLLNSMTFAGMISTSFFWGFMTDTYGRKKIMFYGYMVTGVLSLASCFSHKSWLLIFFKFLDGVTISGPYAALMSYIAEIHNDKHRSRTYMWLGVFFSLGNISLPCIAWLIIPQKWNMNLLGTTTEISSWRVFLAICSLPEFLACMAMFAFPESPRFLLLKGRREEALAVFKKIYAINTGSDPDTYPIKDLADEFDCVESPADNIKAKLQSCCQQIKPLFIPPNIYKLIAIGLIQLGATIGSNSIRLWMPQLFSMMEYFKHNHAKIDYSSSQPRFCYMLGQEPANSSSTTSFANETLSAATEVCIPAVLNAKVFINSIVISTTGVVGYTLAGSLITVVGKKKLIATCFVVAAACCGSLYWAQSTDSILGLCSVFVAMSSIGGACVVNIIVDNFPTCLRTMAVSLTMMVGRVGAVLGNLLFPVLFKLSCIGPFILIGSASLVSAFLVALLPKKYSETDKSKDVI, via the exons ATGAATTCGTTAGTCAACCGAGCAG GTAAAGACGTGAGGTCTGAGGATCCTGGTCCAGCAAATTTCGAAGAAGCTATAATAAACTCCG GTtatggaaaattcaattatttattactgctGGCCATGTTGCCTGCGAGTTTCTCCAGTATCTTCTCGTCATCGGCGATATCGTACGTGTTGCCATCCGCGCAATGCGACCTGGGTCTCACAATGTTCGACAAGGGTCTCCTCAACTCGATGACATTCGCAG GAATGATTAGCACCTCGTTTTTCTGGGGATTTATGACCGACACTTATGGTCGCAAGAAGATCATGTTTTATGGTTACATGGTCACTGGAGTCTTAAGCCTAGCATCATGTTTCTCGCACAAATCATGgcttttgatatttttcaaatttctcgaCGGCGTAAC TATATCCGGCCCGTATGCCGCCCTAATGTCGTACATAGCCGAAATACACAATGACAAACATCGGTCTCGAACTTATATGTGGCTAGGTGTGTTTTTCTCACTTGGTAACATTTCTTTGCCTT GTATCGCCTGGCTGATCATTCCCCAGAAATGGAACATGAATTTACTGGGCACAACTACAGAGATCAGTTCGTGGCGGGTGTTTTTGGCAATTTGCTCGTTGCCAGAATTTCTCGCCTGTATGGCGATGTTCGCGTTCCCGGAAAGTCCTCGTTTCTTGCTTCTGAAAGGACGAAGGGAAGAGGCTCTGGCggttttcaagaaaatatacGCTATCAACACCGGCTCCGATCCAGACACATATCCG ATCAAGGATCTCGCAGATGAGTTCGACTGTGTCGAATCGCCCGCCGATAATATAAAAGCCAAGCTGCAGTCATGCTGCCAGCAGATTAAACCACTTTTTATTCCACCAAATATCTACAAACTTATTGCAATAGGTTTGATTCAGCTTGGCGCCACGATAGG atCAAACTCGATCAGATTATGGATGCCTCAACTGTTTTCCATGATGGAATATTTCAAGCATAATCACGCGAAAATTGATTATTCGAGCTCGCAGCCGCGGTTTTGTTATATGCTTGGACAGGAGCCAGCAAACAGTAGTTCCACGACGAGTTTCGCAAACGAGACTTTAAGCGCTGCAACCGAAGTGTGCATACCG gcGGTCTTGAACGCGAAAGTCTTCATTAATTCCATCGTAATCTCTACAACCGGAGTTGTAGGCTATACTTTAGCTGGTTCGTTGATTACCGTCGTAGGGAAAAAGAAACTCATAG ctACCTGTTTCGTAGTAGCCGCAGCTTGTTGCGGTTCCCTATATTGGGCACAAAGCACAGACAGTATTCTCGGCTTATGTTCCGTTTTCGTAGCCATGTCGAGTATCGGCGGCGCTTGCGTCGTCAACATTATCGTCGACAATTTTCCGACATGTTTAAG AACCATGGCAGTTAGTTTGACTATGATGGTTGGCAGAGTAGGGGCCGTGTTAGGCAATCTACTGTTTCCAGTTTTGTTCAAACTGTCTTGCATAGGCCCCTTTATTCTGATCGGTTCCGCGTCTCTAG TATCGGCCTTCCTAGTGGCCCTGCTGCCTAAAAAGTATTCAGAAACGGATAAATCGAAGGACGTTATTTGA
- the LOC144469697 gene encoding synaptic vesicle glycoprotein 2B isoform X2, giving the protein MNSLVNRAGKDVRSEDPGPANFEEAIINSGYGKFNYLLLLAMLPASFSSIFSSSAISYVLPSAQCDLGLTMFDKGLLNSMTFAGMISTSFFWGFMTDTYGRKKIMFYGYMVTGVLSLASCFSHKSWLLIFFKFLDGVTISGPYAALMSYIAEIHNDKHRSRTYMWLGIAWLIIPQKWNMNLLGTTTEISSWRVFLAICSLPEFLACMAMFAFPESPRFLLLKGRREEALAVFKKIYAINTGSDPDTYPIKDLADEFDCVESPADNIKAKLQSCCQQIKPLFIPPNIYKLIAIGLIQLGATIGSNSIRLWMPQLFSMMEYFKHNHAKIDYSSSQPRFCYMLGQEPANSSSTTSFANETLSAATEVCIPAVLNAKVFINSIVISTTGVVGYTLAGSLITVVGKKKLIATCFVVAAACCGSLYWAQSTDSILGLCSVFVAMSSIGGACVVNIIVDNFPTCLRTMAVSLTMMVGRVGAVLGNLLFPVLFKLSCIGPFILIGSASLVSAFLVALLPKKYSETDKSKDVI; this is encoded by the exons ATGAATTCGTTAGTCAACCGAGCAG GTAAAGACGTGAGGTCTGAGGATCCTGGTCCAGCAAATTTCGAAGAAGCTATAATAAACTCCG GTtatggaaaattcaattatttattactgctGGCCATGTTGCCTGCGAGTTTCTCCAGTATCTTCTCGTCATCGGCGATATCGTACGTGTTGCCATCCGCGCAATGCGACCTGGGTCTCACAATGTTCGACAAGGGTCTCCTCAACTCGATGACATTCGCAG GAATGATTAGCACCTCGTTTTTCTGGGGATTTATGACCGACACTTATGGTCGCAAGAAGATCATGTTTTATGGTTACATGGTCACTGGAGTCTTAAGCCTAGCATCATGTTTCTCGCACAAATCATGgcttttgatatttttcaaatttctcgaCGGCGTAAC TATATCCGGCCCGTATGCCGCCCTAATGTCGTACATAGCCGAAATACACAATGACAAACATCGGTCTCGAACTTATATGTGGCTAG GTATCGCCTGGCTGATCATTCCCCAGAAATGGAACATGAATTTACTGGGCACAACTACAGAGATCAGTTCGTGGCGGGTGTTTTTGGCAATTTGCTCGTTGCCAGAATTTCTCGCCTGTATGGCGATGTTCGCGTTCCCGGAAAGTCCTCGTTTCTTGCTTCTGAAAGGACGAAGGGAAGAGGCTCTGGCggttttcaagaaaatatacGCTATCAACACCGGCTCCGATCCAGACACATATCCG ATCAAGGATCTCGCAGATGAGTTCGACTGTGTCGAATCGCCCGCCGATAATATAAAAGCCAAGCTGCAGTCATGCTGCCAGCAGATTAAACCACTTTTTATTCCACCAAATATCTACAAACTTATTGCAATAGGTTTGATTCAGCTTGGCGCCACGATAGG atCAAACTCGATCAGATTATGGATGCCTCAACTGTTTTCCATGATGGAATATTTCAAGCATAATCACGCGAAAATTGATTATTCGAGCTCGCAGCCGCGGTTTTGTTATATGCTTGGACAGGAGCCAGCAAACAGTAGTTCCACGACGAGTTTCGCAAACGAGACTTTAAGCGCTGCAACCGAAGTGTGCATACCG gcGGTCTTGAACGCGAAAGTCTTCATTAATTCCATCGTAATCTCTACAACCGGAGTTGTAGGCTATACTTTAGCTGGTTCGTTGATTACCGTCGTAGGGAAAAAGAAACTCATAG ctACCTGTTTCGTAGTAGCCGCAGCTTGTTGCGGTTCCCTATATTGGGCACAAAGCACAGACAGTATTCTCGGCTTATGTTCCGTTTTCGTAGCCATGTCGAGTATCGGCGGCGCTTGCGTCGTCAACATTATCGTCGACAATTTTCCGACATGTTTAAG AACCATGGCAGTTAGTTTGACTATGATGGTTGGCAGAGTAGGGGCCGTGTTAGGCAATCTACTGTTTCCAGTTTTGTTCAAACTGTCTTGCATAGGCCCCTTTATTCTGATCGGTTCCGCGTCTCTAG TATCGGCCTTCCTAGTGGCCCTGCTGCCTAAAAAGTATTCAGAAACGGATAAATCGAAGGACGTTATTTGA